In Streptomyces pluripotens, the genomic window GCTACTCGCAGCCCCTCGTACGGGTGTCGGAAACGGTGACGGCGGCGGACTGCCGCGGAGATCTCGGCCACGCTCCGGACTTCGCAGCCGCCCTCGTCAGGGCCGACCACACTTCGCCGTCGGCGACGATCCGCGGCCTCGCGCCCTGCCCGCCGGAGGCGTCACGGCAAGGATCAACGGTGCGTCAGGGCCGGACCCTAGTCCGGCTCCTCCTCATCCCCCGACCGGCGGTTCGTACCGTCAGCCCGGTCGTCGTGCGACGGCATCCAGTGGTGCTCGCAGAACCAGCGCCCGAACAGCGCACCCCCGTAGGTGACGAATCCGACGCCGATGAGCCAGGACTCGACCACCAGTACGGTTCCCACGGCACCGTAGCTGAGGGCGTTGGTGACGATGAGTGGGGTGAAGACCAGGTAGGAGAAGGCCCGCAGCCCGGCCAGGCCGACGACGGTGGCGACCGCTCCCGGAAGCAGGGAACGCCAGTGGACCTGGCCGCCCAGCAGGAAGCGCTGCCCCCACCAGAAGAACAACACACCGCTCACCGCGGACAGCGAGATCCGCTGGCCACCGTACAGCTCGGTCTTGGTTGCCACCTCCTGGTAGAGGTATCCCGTCAAGACCACCAGCCATGTCGCCTGCCGCCAGACCCGGTGCCAGGGACCGGAGGTGAGGCCCCAGATCCGTTCGTAGGCGTTCTGGACGCTGCCGCCGAAGGCCACGCCGAAGACCGCGAGCAGGACGCCGCCCCAGACACTGGTGGTGCCGATGACGCTGTGCGGGGGACTGATGACGTCGGTGATCTCATGGGCGGACTTCCCCGACAGCCCCATGCCGTCGGTGAGCCATGAGGCGAAACCGCCGAGTGCCAGGGGATCGGCCGCGGCGACCACGATCAGCAGCGGTGCCAGCGTCACCAGGGCCAGCGTGGCGAAGCCCATGGCCCGGTGCATCAGCTCCAGCTCACGACCGTGCTCGATCAGTGCCCTGACTTCGAGCCACTGCCAAACGCGGTGCAGGCCGCGCCGCCACCGCATCACGGCTCCTCCCGTGCTCGCCACCCACACGCCCTTCTCCCCCGATTCATCCATCCCGGCATGGGCCGGGCAACTCGCCGCAGGACCGGATGGCTGCATCCCACGGGTGCGACGGCACGGCCCGTGACCACCGAATGGGGCGACACGGGCGCCGACTCAGCCGTTTGCGGGCCGCGTGGCCGGAGAATCGGAACCCGTGCACACTCCTGCCGCAGCGCCCCACGCGCCACAGCCCGAGCCCGGCCGCCGACGGCGGCCGCTGATCCTGAGTGCGAGCATGGGGGCCGGCCACGACACGGTCGCCGCGGAGCTCGCGCGCCGCGCCACGGTGCACGGGCACGAACCGCACGTCTTCGACGTCCTGCGGCTGCTGCCGCACGGTCTGGGAACCGGGCTGCGTCGCTTCTACCAGGCCTCGGTACGGCACTTTCCCTGGATGTACGCGGGCATCTACAGGGCGTTCCTGCGCGGCGGCGCCTGGCCGCGCCCCAGCGGGGTGCCACTGGCCCGGCTCGCCGGCGGTCGGCTGCTGGAGCTCGTCGACCGGCTGGAGGCCGACGTGGTGCTGTCCGTCTTCCACCTGGCCGCCCAACTCACCGGCGATCTGCGGTCCCGTGGCGCGCTACCGGTGCCGAGCGACGTCTTCCTGCTCGACTTCGCCGTGCACCGGCAGTGGCTGCATCCCGGCAACGACCGGTACCTGTGCCTCACGGACGAAGCGGCGTCCGAGGTGTGCCGGGCCCTGGGCCGGCCGGTCGTGACGACCGGCCCGGTGGTCGCACCGGAGTTCCTCAGACCGCCCCCCGGAGCGACACACTGGCAGGAGCGCTTCGCCGCGCGGGCTCCTGGACGCCTGCCGGTCCTGCTGTCGGCGGGCGCCTGGGGGGCGGCGTCCCACCCGGCCGCCACCGCCCGACTGCTCGTCGGGGCCGGTTATCTTCCGGTGGTGCTGTGCGGTCGCAACGAACGGCTCCTCGCCCAGGTGTCCCGGGTGGCGTCGGCGATCGCTCTGGACTGGGTCGACGACATGCCCGGCCTGTTGGCCGCCTCCTACGCGCTGCTGGACAACGCCGCCGGCCAGACAGCCGTCCAGGCCTTGGCCGCCGGGCTGCCCGTGGTGGGGTTCCGTCCGCTGCCCGGT contains:
- a CDS encoding ribonuclease BN — encoded protein: MRWRRGLHRVWQWLEVRALIEHGRELELMHRAMGFATLALVTLAPLLIVVAAADPLALGGFASWLTDGMGLSGKSAHEITDVISPPHSVIGTTSVWGGVLLAVFGVAFGGSVQNAYERIWGLTSGPWHRVWRQATWLVVLTGYLYQEVATKTELYGGQRISLSAVSGVLFFWWGQRFLLGGQVHWRSLLPGAVATVVGLAGLRAFSYLVFTPLIVTNALSYGAVGTVLVVESWLIGVGFVTYGGALFGRWFCEHHWMPSHDDRADGTNRRSGDEEEPD
- a CDS encoding MGDG synthase family glycosyltransferase; the protein is MGAGHDTVAAELARRATVHGHEPHVFDVLRLLPHGLGTGLRRFYQASVRHFPWMYAGIYRAFLRGGAWPRPSGVPLARLAGGRLLELVDRLEADVVLSVFHLAAQLTGDLRSRGALPVPSDVFLLDFAVHRQWLHPGNDRYLCLTDEAASEVCRALGRPVVTTGPVVAPEFLRPPPGATHWQERFAARAPGRLPVLLSAGAWGAASHPAATARLLVGAGYLPVVLCGRNERLLAQVSRVASAIALDWVDDMPGLLAASYALLDNAAGQTAVQALAAGLPVVGFRPLPGHGTDGVRRMDALGLSEFAADGPALLAALDRLSRASWERANRVARGHALFRDDPMECVLRR